The proteins below come from a single Triticum aestivum cultivar Chinese Spring chromosome 5D, IWGSC CS RefSeq v2.1, whole genome shotgun sequence genomic window:
- the LOC123120898 gene encoding 40S ribosomal protein S19: MATVPAPAAETAASTARTVKDVNPHEFVKAYSAHLKRSGKMELPEWVDIVKTARFKELPPSDADWYYIRAASMARKIYLRQGIGIGGFQKIYGGRQRNGSRPPHFCKSSGAVSRNILQELQKMGIIDVDPKGGRLITSQGRRDLDQVAGTVPAEF, encoded by the exons ATGGCGACCGTCCCCGCTCCCGCAGCCGAGACCGCGGCCTCCACCGCGCGCACGGTGAAGGATGTCAACCCCCACGAGTTCGTCAAGGCCTACTCCGCGCACCTCAAGCGCTCCGGCAAG ATGGAGCTTCCAGAGTGGGTTGACATTGTCAAGACTGCAAGGTTCAAGGAGCTGCCACCTTCTGATGCTGACTGGTACTACATCAGGGCTG CCTCGATGGCAAGGAAGATCTACCTGAGGCAGGGAATCGGGATCGGCGGCTTCCAGAAGATCTACGGTGGCCGTCAGAGGAACGGTTCACGCCCACcgcacttttgcaagagcagtggTGCTGTTTCCCGCAACATCCTCCAGGAgttgcagaagatgggcatcattGATGTCGACCCCAAGGG TGGAAGGCTCATCACCTCCCAGGGAAGGCGCGATCTGGACCAGGTTGCTGGAACTGTTCCTGCCGAATTCTGA